TAGAGTATATATCCGCGTAGGGTGTTGCTATCGTACCGATAATAATCGTCGAGGGCGTAATACTACTAGAGTCGTAGTTTACCGATCTACCGAATCGATACTACGTTATAACAACCGATAGCGGTTATATAACTAATAATGCTACTCTTGCTTAGATTGTTCATTTCGAAAAGGAGTCTCGGCCGTATAATCTAATAGAGTAGCGATTACTAGTATACAATAACTATAGATTGTACGTATTCTattagttcttaaagtacgCCCGCGAGTATAAGATTGTAGTTGTTAGCCTACCTACGCATACTAGTCACTTTCTATAGCCGCTCGATATCGTGATCTTTTAGCCTTATAAGCACTATTATCGTCAGGCCGTTAACCGTAGTAGTTGCTACGGTACGTTAGAGTTCGGTATTACCGACTTTATAAGCCCCTTTTAGTAGCGTTAGCTAAGCCATATCAATAAGCTACTAGCGACTCCGGACGATGCACATTTCGAAGACGATCTATAACAAtatcgccttatatagctaGAGCCTAACACTCGCGATAAAGCCCTTAAAGCTAAGTATATAGTAGCTTATCTACGACCTTAATATTAGCTAGATAAGTACAATGTAGTAGGCAATAGTAACGGTATAGTGAAGATTGAAGAGGTGGATAAGACACCGGCTTcttagtagtatagctagtcctcttaagctatagctaatatcCCTCTCTACGGTATATAGAATGACCCTATATATATTAATGAATGTCCGATAATGCAACACCTTATATAACGACCATATAATGGGTCATTTACGGCCATTATAAGGTAGGTGACCCTCCGCCAAGGCCATTATTAAATGGGTGACGGGCACTCTCGAAGAGAGGGCAGAGTGGACCCACGGAAGCACGGATAGGCGATCCCTTTGCAATTTGGTCCTCCAAAGTTAACTTTGAAGTTTCAGCCTCAAAACAAGGGCTTAAGCTGCATAGCCTTCACACATTTGCCTATGCAAGCTATGCAGCGACAGACCGGACCAGTTAGACACTGTGGTTGTTAAGCGACGTTCAAAAGTTAGACAGGGCCTCCGCACAGACTGGGACCGACAAAAGGTGCAAAGGGATATTTCTCATTTGACTTGTCACGGACTGCGCCTCTCGGTATGATTGCGAAGCAGCAACGGGTTACTATAAAGCTCCGTCTGACGCTCTTCGGTGTCAGCGCATCACTGAGAACCTTCTGCAAGATATCCGACAAATTTACTACAGCCGACAGACTTCTGACACCTCACTGCCAACATGAAGAACGTACTCTTCGCCGTCTTCGCCCTGGCCGCGAGCAGCGTCATTGGTACACCCACTGAAGACGACAGCCTGCTCGGCCTTGCAAAGCGCTATGCTCAGGTCGGCGCATGTGACACTTGCACGGAAATGTACCCACAAGGTAGGTCAAATCAACGATCTGGTTTGATATTCTGCTGACGTGGATGTGCGCGTCCAGGTGGCTTCCCAGGTCAAGGACCTACCAGTTGCTCTCAGGTAAAAGGTCGAAGAGGTAGGGGTATGGTCTGTGACTCGAACTACGGCTACGTTGTAAGTCACGTCTGCAAACTCTTGTCCTGCCCGGATTCGAACTAACGATGATGACCAATAGCAAACTTGCGTGAATGGTGTAGAACGTCGCAGGCGCCGTCGGTACTGTTCCTCCAACTTTGTCTGTACCGCTGCCGCCGACGGAAGCTTTGCGTACTGCAATGAAGACTAGGCTCCTGGGGAACGGAGCCGGTCGTGACGGTCCATGTCCTGGCTGTGATGAGACGATCGACGTACAAGCTGTAGCAATATCTTGTATGTTGAACATAGATAGTTCCATCAACTCACACTCTCATCTCGACCCCATCGCTTCGAAAAGGCTCAAGCTAGACTACCTATCTACAGAACATTTGGCAGAACCACCACTTATCGACCACGTCAACACGTGACTCACTAATCCCTGCTGGCGATCATGCAGGTTCGCGTGGTTGCACGAAATCACAATGACGTCCAATGTCTGTCAACATCGCGTACAACCACAAGAGCACGGTAGATAAAATGGCAGACCAAACCCTCCAGCCAGCTGAGCGCACAGCAACAAATCCATCACAATGGCCAACTCAGACCGCAACAACAACAAAACAGCCATCATCAGTGGCGGCGCACGAGGCATTGGGCgatgtctagtacgccgTTTCCTCGAGAAAGGCTACCGCGTCTTCGTCTTCGACATTGACGAGGAAGAGCTCAAGCACACAACCCATGTTCACCTGAAGAAGTACACCGACTCGAAAGCTCTGGGCTCTGCGATTTGCAATCTGCGAGATGTTGAGGACATTCGTAAGCAAGTGAAGCAGGCGGCTGAGTTTTTGGATGGCGAGATTCATGTGTTGATCAATAATGGGGGTATTGCGGCGCCGAAGTGGAAGGATGAGAAGACGATGTTTGATATGGATACGATTGGGGAGTGGCAGGCGTGGGTGACTTACTCTACTCTGGTCATTGCAGCTGGTACTGATCCGGAACAGATATGTCGAAACCAACCTCACGGCCCCCTTTGCCGTCAGCCAGGCTTGTCTGCCTTACATGAAGAACGCCGGCGCGAACGCACCTATCAACAATCACGACGACGCCGACAGCGATGCAGGTCCTGTAAGTCTTTCCAACTGCTACACTTCCTCTCTCCCCCCCTAAGTTCTTCCAGTGCATCATCCATATCGGCTCATTCAGAGCGTACCAATCGGACCCGAACCAAGAAGGCTACGCCTCCACCAAAGCAGGTCAGCTCGGTCTGATGCACAGTATGTGCATATCACTTCAGCCACACGGTATCCGCGTCAACCTGATCGCACCGGGACGAATCAAGGTAGCACATGAAAGTAAGGATGGCGATGAGAAGGGGTTGGAGTGGGCGCAGTTGAATGAAGACAAGGTGAGCAACTGCGCGAGACAATTCGACAGTGTTGTCCGCTTTTCGAGTCGACATGACTGACGAGCTATGCTCCTAGGATGTGGATGATCATCCCGCCAACCGTGCCGGACGGCCGAAGGATATTGCTGATGCGGCGGTGTATCTTGTGAACGCGGGCTTCGTTACGGGTCAGGACATCGTTGTGGACGGAGGAGCTACCAAGTTGAAGTGATCTGTCCGAAGATGAAGTCCTGCCGAATGCATGGCGGGTTCGTCGACATATGGCAGAAGATGTCGATACTCTCGCCGCTCGCTTCCGGGTGCGAGGCACTGATCAGAACATGCTCGCAAGGCTGCTCACTCAGAGCACTGTATGCTTATAATGCTGGAACATCCTGAAACAAGCATCGACCACTACTGTTTGGTGTCTCGTCTGCAATGCACAATGCTACAGCACGCATTTGCTCCCTGATACATGAGCCGCGGCATATCCGTTGTCAACTCTTCGTCTCACTAACAGCTCTCACAGCTACAGCATCTTTATGTCAGCTAACCGTGCGAACACATTCACCTACCGTGCACAGCGGAGCACTGGAACCAACATTCCAGCCCTGGAGCAGCTCTACTCAGCTTTGGAAGCCGCACTTCAACCCCGAATCCACGTCCCCTCCGACGTGCTTGACGACATCATCGATGCATGTGACATTTTGATAACCAAGCCCCAAATGTCACGATGGAGGTGAGCCCGTTACCACTTCCTTCGCGCGCCAGCAACACTAATTAAGGCAGCACAGCTCGAAGCACGTGAGTTAATAGACGTAGCGCAAAGACACTATGAGTCGGCGAAGGCCCTCTACAAAGAGGCATCGGATGAACAGATTTTCAGGATTGATGATGACGACATACCGTTCTGCAATCACGGCAGGTCAATTCTTGATCGGCAGCCAGACATTACGCTTGAAGACGACGTCCAGGACGAGCCTCTGCAGGAAGACAATGGCCGTGGGCAGACTTTGTCATTGAGCTCTCCATAGGCAGCTGAATCTCCTTCCCTAGCCCAAGATGGACCTGTGCCACCGGCATTGGGCGGCGAGGGGGAAGGACAGCAGCGACAACCGTCCCTTCCAATCTCACCGATCCAGAGAACCGCTGAGCGGCCCAGTGCGCTACCGCCCAGGCCAGATCTTCCCATCGCTGACCTGGTGAAGCAGTTTTTCCAGCAGAAACCTGACCGCATCGTGACAAGTTTTGAGATATACACTTTCGTAGCGGCGAACAAGTCGAACATCGGCAGTTGGAACGGTCTGAAGAGTACTGTCCGGGACGCTCTTTCTGAGGGAGAGGTATGCGAAATATCAATCTTTTTTTTGCTGTGGTGTGTCGCTGACTGATTTAGGATGTAACTTATGAAAACGGTGTCGATAAACGGTGGAGGTAGACTGCTGCTGCAAGACCTGCTCTGGATTGAGGATTGGAAGGCAAGGAGAGGATCGGGACGCGGAGGCTAAAGATGCTGCTACGCAGAAGAGTCCGTGCCTCTTGGCTTGGGACTGCATTGTAGGCTTTGAGAATAGGCTGTTGACTTTCGATTCCAGCGGCCATAAGCTTCCAGCTCATGCCCTTCGCCGCCTCTGTGTTCTGGTTACGTCCACTGTGTCTACCGCTTTTGCCAACGGGTCCGGTGTCTCTGCTTTCTCAACTTCATTGCTAGTCAAGCGGCCACCGTATGCTTAGCCTTGCATCTTCCCTTGACCCTGTCCTTCTGCTCATCAGCAGGTCCATCGCTCCTCCCTAACCAGCGCGCTTCTGGTAGACGATGCGCTTTGCCACTGGGTACATGCATCTCTCCAATGGTGACCTGGGTTACACTCAGCAGCTATGGACTTTTGGTGTGATCAGGGTGGCTTCTCGGGCATTGTCGAGCTACTGCTTAGGACGCTGTCTGTTCATCACTCGCCACTGCCCAATGTCACAGCTGTATCACAAGCTCAGGACTTCGCAGCATCGCCCGCCACAACCTCAGCATCCTCGGGATCTCCATCCTCATCTTCGCTCTGGCTATGTGCTTCGGATGCAGCCTTCTCCCTCTTCGCCCTTCGTTCCTTCTGCTTCTCCTTCACCTTCTTCGGCTTCTTGGCACTAACAGGCCCGTCGGCATGTTTATTCTTCCACATGCCGCCGTAGCGATAATGCGGAAATTCGTTCTCCAAACCACGAGCATCTTCCTCTCCTCCAGAAACGCCACGCCAGCATGCCCCGGGACATAAAAAATGCCAACTTCGGGTCTCGTCGATTTGACACCGGATAAGGACGGGTCTTGGAGTGTTGCATAACGTGCAGGGTTTGTTATGGTCGGCCATGAGCATGGAGTTCGATGATGTGTTTGGCACTTGATGTTGAGGTTTGTCGAAGGCGAAGAGATGGAATGGAGCTCGAAATAATGTCTCGATGACATCACTATTTTCGTTGTCTTGAATATCGTCTTCTCTGATGTATTGGGCAAGAATCTTGACATCGTTGCAAGGACTCAGTCGACATTTTGTTGGAAGGCCCTCGTACAGTCATAATGGTCATTTGAGTGGTGCTGCCTTAGTGCACGCACAACTTTGTTTGATCAATCAAGGTCAAACATATGCATTGGACAACGACAACACACCACCGAATGGCGCTTGGACACAAGACTTTCTTCGGGAAAGATACGGCCTTCTAGAATCTTACTAGCAACCCGAAGCGGCTGCAGTCAATGGACAGCCTACGTACAAGAACTTCTCTGAGCTTCAAGCCAGATTTCGCGCGACTCAACCCTTTTCACATTCCGTTCCTTGATACAAAAAGGCGACCACATGATATCACCCACTGGCCACTCCTCCGTGACATGCAATCGCTCAGGTCTTCGCATACTGTACCGGAGCTTGATGCTTGTAAGACAAGGCCGCACTGTCGTCCTCCCTGCCCTTCCAAGCGTCGCCGAGATTTCCAGCTGACAGATGTCCTTCAGGCGTGGCAAAGCAGCGAGGACTATGGTCATCAAGCGTGCATAGCCAGCGTTACGATCCTGGGCTTCAGTGTAGTCGGCCTTTTGGAATACGTCTTCATCGCCCCTGGCACGAGCGAGAACACCCTCGATGCAGCCCAGGTCCATGGATATATACTGAAGCTTCTCGAGCACCTGCAAAGCTTTCAGGTCTGCTAACGTCAATGAAGTTCGGATTGTTGACTCTGGAGTTCGAACCCCCTGCAGGCTCCGGAAGTTGGTCAATTGCACTCTTCGGATCGGCGCATTTTGCCAGGGTGGTAAGGCAGTAGTCCAAGCTATGTCGTCTCTACTCATGTTCATGCATATCGTCGATCTTTCACCGACGATCTGATACCAATCAGTGTCGATCTCTGCCCTGAATTGCGGACACAGGGACATGATCCTCTGGATGGCTTGAGGACGTAAGGCGAGTCTTCGGCACGGCACCAGCGCGTCTTGAACATGCAGTAGTTTGTAGATACTGGTCCGAAGCTCTCGAGGTAGGCCAAGCGTGCGGCTGAGCAGACTCTCTGACTTCAGGTTCAATCGTGATAGCTGATCTGCCAGTATGTCTGGCGAAGGGGGCGAATTGACGGGAGGGTTgttctgttgtgtgtccTGCGGAGGCGAAGAGACTTTGGGCGTCACTTTCACACGTGCCCTGTAGTGATACCTGTGAAGTGGCGTTGTCGTTGTTGTGTGAGAGCCGATGACTTTCGGTGACTGCGAGTATGGCTTCTCGGAGAAGGAGTCGGCGTTATTGTCACGACGTCGGTTGACTTGTCTCGAAGCCTCTGGGGCTACGGGATGGGGCGCAGCGTGCTTTGTGGTCTGAGCCGCTGCTTTTCGAGCTATTGCGATTCTTCTGCGTGTACGAACAATGTAAATAGTCGCCACGATGAGAGCGCCCCCGAAAGTCCATGTTACTAGTGTTGCGAGAGGTCCTTTCATGGGATGGGAATCTTGTATCACGTTGATTGTTAAGTCCATGTTATTGGTTTCTGGTTCGGGTCTACAGCATCACGAGGTGGGGAGCGCTCCTACATATACTGCTTCGTCTACGCAATTCGCTTTAGGCTGCAGCACCAGTCTGCGCGACTAGAATAGCCGGGTGCCATCTCGATGTACATGAACGGCATCGGCCACGTGCTGTTCTGTCAAAGCATGTCTAAGACATGGAGTCTTCATTTCCGAGGCAACTCCAAGACGCTCAAGGCTTGATAGCATAGATCTTGAACGAACCTAAAGCATTGTCAGCAACAAGATCAACCCCCCCAAAGTGCATCCAGGACTCACCAGCAAACTGATTGAAATCAACATCACCAAAATCCTCCACCGTCTTCGCCTGCGCCGGCACCGACGTCTTTTTCGGCCCACAGCATCCCCCCTTCTTCTCCTCCTTCGCAGGCTCCGGCGGCGCACAGCACCCAGCATTCGTCCCATCGCTATGCCTGTAGACGTTCAGATCGCTCTTCGAATACACAATCAGCACATCTTTGAATGCCGCCTCCCTCAACCACTTCTCATAACTCTCCACCTGACTCGCGCCCGCGATACAACCAACGTAAAGCGCCATCGAATTCTTGACCTCCTCCGGCAACGGTCCCTTGGCCAGAATGTCACTTATCGCGACCCGACCACCCGGCTTGAGGACGCGTGCCATTTCGGTGAAGACGAGGTGTTTGTCCTCTTCCGGTACGAGGTTCACGACGCAGTTGCTGATAATGCAGTCGGCCGAGGAGTCCTCTAGGGAGATATCCGTGATCCCAGACTTGACGAACTGCACATTATCTCCATGGCTGAGTTTCGTTTTGATCTGGTTCGCGCGGGCGAGCATATCATCACTCGAATCGATTCCGATAGCCTTGCCTGTATTGATATCGTCTTAGTAAGCCATCCCAACCGCTCCCCCGAAATCGCCTTCACATACCTTTCAGTCCCACCTTCTTCGCGACCTGGAACACATCGAAGCCCGCCCTATCAACCACACACATTAGCCTCCTTCCACCTTCCACAACACACACGACACCTCACTGCCCAGGCCCCTCTCCACCGGCTCTCCAGTTCCCGGCGTTGAGACTTACCCACTCCCCAAATCGACCACAACCTCCCCCTCCCTAATCCCCGCAATCGCCAACGGATTCCCACAACTCAACCCCAAATTCGACTCCTGCGGCACAGAATCCAGTTCCTCTTGACTATATCCGAATTCCGCAGCGACGCGGGCGCCGTAGGATCCGTCGCCGTAGTCTTCTTTCGCGGCTTTGCCATAGTGCGTTGTGACTTGGTCGTAGATGGTTGTTGAGCCCATTGTGGCAGAAGTGTTCCGATACCCGGGGAGCTTGACGGTGTGTTGTTGTGTTGTGTTGGTATGGTATGGTGTTGTGATGACGTTATCAGATTCGAGGATGTCCACGCTGCCCCAAGTAGAACTATCCACGTGGTCGTCGAAGGCAATGTAGGTAGTAGTGTAGGGTTTGAGTCTATCAGTGGTTCAGTAGTAAGCCCAGTAGTGAGGAAGATTAGAACTACCTTACCTTATATACCTCTCACTTCACGTGGCCAAGATATACAGAAGAAATGAAGACCAGACGTGAAGGTGTCGATGACCAGGGTCTGGTCCACTTGCTGCTGCATTGAGTAGGTTCTTGCACCAATCATGGCCGAGTGGTGACATCCTGGATTAAAGTTTGCCTTATGCCAAGTTGGCCTTCCGTACGACACTGATTCTCGAAGCTGGCCGAACCGGCTGGGTATAGCTGTTGTGACGATGTCGCTTACAGGCCGGATGATTGCGATAGCCTATCGTGCCTCAGTAGTGACATCTTCGCCATGCACAATCGCTTGGATCGATCAAAGCGTGAGCGGGCGTGGGCTGGGTTGTACGTGATGATGGCGACTGAAGGAGATACAGAGAGGCTAGATTTCCGGAACCTGCAGGACTGTAATTACACAATACGCACAAGTAAAGAGACCCAAAACGCACCCAACTACAACAGGATTGAACGAATCTACGCCGAGGACGCCCGCTTACTTGCTACACATCATCCATCACATCGTCGTACGTGTTTCCGCAAAGGTGGTATCATTCAAGAGGTCGTGAGACGTTGTTTTACTTCTTGCCATAGGCGGCGTCAATCTCCTTCTTGTACTTCTCTTGGATGCCCTTGCGGTTGAGCTTCATGGCGGAGGTGACGAGTTGCTGCGTTACAGGTCAGCAAGGGAACATTATCATGATCGACTGCGGTGAGCACTTACGTTCTGTGGAGTCCACTCCTCATCTGCCAGCACGAGGCCTTCGATAATCTCGAAGCCGGAAAGACCTCCCTTCTTACCCTGAGCTTGCAGCTCCTTGAGCACGAtgtcgttgaccttcttgTTATGGCACAGATCCTCGAGGCCGTTGCCATCAACACCATTCTCCTTCGCAAGTTGCTTGAGTGCGGGCTCCGCAGGAACGATGATAGCGATAGGCTTGTTCTGATCTTGTGCTGCGTACACGCAGATGTTGCCGACGACTGAGGTCGAACGGTACACTGattcgagcttctcgagagCGATGTACTCGCCATTGAGAGTCTTGACCAAGTTCTTCTTGCGGTCGATGATTCTGAGCTGACCCAGTGAGTCGAACTCGCCAATATCACCAGTCTTGAACCAGCCATCGTCGGTGAACGACTCCTTGGTTTCTTTCTCAAGATCCAGGTACCCAGATGTGACGGAATCTCCGCGAATCCAGATCTCACCCTGTGGTGGGTTGTTTGTCGCGTGGTAGCCAGCATCAGCGAAGTCGACCAGCTTGACCTCAACGGAACCTGGAATCTCACCGAGCGCGTTGTCGGTCCAAGCGAGTGGGTCCATGAGTGCGCCCATGGCGGCAGTCTCGGTGAGACCATAGCCTGAAATCATTGGCGCAATGCACATCGAGACAAATCGCTGCGTCTCCTTTGCAACTGGTCCACCACCGTTCATGCAGATGCGGAGTCTGCCACCAGTAGCCTCAGCAACCTTCTTGAACACAACGTTGTCCAAAATGCTTGCACCAGTACCAGCAAGTGGGAGGTAGCCAGAGTTGCTCATCATGAAGCTCTTCGCGCTCATCGCTCCCCAGAACATGTTTCTCGAGATCGGGTTGAGCTTAGCAACCTTGGCCTGGATACCCTTCTTGACAGTCTCCCATACTGCTGGAACACCGACGAGAATCGAAGGCTTGAACTCTGCAATGTCACCTCTGCAGTTCCTCATCGAGTTGTCGGAAATCGTCTTTGGGTTACCATAGCCCATCATGCCACCCCAGTAAAGACAAGCCGACTCGAACACAAACTCGAGAATGTGTGCCAGAGGTAGGTAGGTCAGGAGACCATCACCAGGGCCGAGGTATGGACCGACGATAACGTCGACACCAGCAATGGCAGCCACGACGTTCTTGTGGGTGAGCAGGACACCCTTTGGTGTGCCGGTCGAGCCAGATGTGTACATGATACAGCACAGATCCTCTGGACTTGGTGGACTTGGCTCGATCATGTTGTCCTCGCCAAGCTTGATGAAGTCGGTCCAGCTGTGGACAGTCAAGTGTGGGTGTGCCTCTTTCAGCTTCTCAACGTCTTTCTTGATCTGCTCGGGGTTCGACTGTGCGGTCGGTGCATCGTCGTCGTTGTAGACGACATGCTGGATATCCTTGGCCTCTTGCAGCGGCTTGATGAGCTTTGTGAGGAGGTGTGGGTCGAGGAAGATTGCTTTGGCGTTGGTCTGGAGGAGAGAGTGCTTAAGGCCCTCCTCGCCCAAAGTATCGTAGGCGGTGACGATCGGCAAGCTCTGGCTACCAGCGCCGTGAGCGGTCGCCAGCCAGTACGGATGAGTGGCGGCGAAGATGTGTACGCGGTCCTGCTTTGGTCGAAGGCCGAGTGCGCGGTATGAACATCCAACCTTTAGAGCTAGCTGCTCGTACTCGCTGAATGAGTAGTATTCATAGCCGGACAGCTCATAGTAGGACCACTTCTTGTCAACTTCCTGCTCCTTGCCGTCGATTACCTTTTTGACCTTCTTGTTTTCAACGTGAATCTTGATCAGCTTTCGCTTACCCAACGCCTTTGCGTTTCCAAACTTTCGGCTCGATCGGCGTAGGATGTCGTAGATGGTCTTGGTGTCAGGGTCTGGTGTGTTCTTGAGCTCATCTTTGCAGCGAGTGTTCCGTCGTGGCGCAGTCTCGCCCTCTCGCTTCTGTGCGCCGGGTACCTCGACGGTGAAGGGTGGCTTCTTGTAGTTCTTTGGTTGAGGAACCAATGTTTTCAGGTCTTTGCGGCCCATGACTTCGCCCATGATGGCGGCGGAGGGATGTGTGGTGAAGGGACTCCTTATAGAGGTGAGGGTGTCAAAGGACATGCGGTAGTGGAATGCTTGGAGGGTGTTGGCAGTGGGTGAGATGATGGCGTGGATAGGTCAACGCTTCCAGGTCAAGAGAACAGGCGTCTGCCCAGCAAGCTCAAGACCGCGGCACGGACGTCATGGCATGGGCGCTAGCAGCGGAAATGTGTGGAGTAGCGTTGAATCGTGTCAGCGTTTCATGCTACGTCTTATACCACAACAACGACATACTATCGTCGCATGGCATAGCGGCTGTGAAGCTACAGCTCGAGCAAGCGTACGGCCGCTTCGTCAAAGACGTTCGACTTCACTGGACGGCAAGTGCGCCACATCAGGGCATGTGCTTGATCCTCCTTTGATGCGATGACAGCCACACGCCTGCCAGCTCCCCATGACACCTCCCGATTCAGTGGCTGAGCTTCACAGCTTAGAGAACGAGATCGAGAGCGAAAGGATCATGACTTCGATACATTCATACACTCACCTAACAACATCTGGTCATGTTGCTGTAATCAGTCTTCATACTGCTGTCGCGGCGGGTGGTCCCGATTCTTGGCATGCCACTTCCGAGGAGCGCCGCGTCGCCAAACTTCTGACCATCTTCACCACATGACGAGGTAACGACATCCGGATATCATCACACTGCTCGCTCCGATCACTCATCTTCA
Above is a genomic segment from Fulvia fulva chromosome 3, complete sequence containing:
- a CDS encoding Arsenite methyltransferase, whose translation is MGSTTIYDQVTTHYGKAAKEDYGDGSYGARVAAEFGYSQEELDSVPQESNLGLSCGNPLAIAGIREGEVVVDLGSGAGFDVFQVAKKVGLKGKAIGIDSSDDMLARANQIKTKLSHGDNVQFVKSGITDISLEDSSADCIISNCVVNLVPEEDKHLVFTEMARVLKPGGRVAISDILAKGPLPEEVKNSMALYVGCIAGASQVESYEKWLREAAFKDVLIVYSKSDLNVYRHSDGTNAGCCAPPEPAKEEKKGGCCGPKKTSVPAQAKTVEDFGDVDFNQFAGSFKIYAIKP
- a CDS encoding Long-chain-fatty-acid--CoA ligase 1, translated to MSFDTLTSIRSPFTTHPSAAIMGEVMGRKDLKTLVPQPKNYKKPPFTVEVPGAQKREGETAPRRNTRCKDELKNTPDPDTKTIYDILRRSSRKFGNAKALGKRKLIKIHVENKKVKKVIDGKEQEVDKKWSYYELSGYEYYSFSEYEQLALKVGCSYRALGLRPKQDRVHIFAATHPYWLATAHGAGSQSLPIVTAYDTLGEEGLKHSLLQTNAKAIFLDPHLLTKLIKPLQEAKDIQHVVYNDDDAPTAQSNPEQIKKDVEKLKEAHPHLTVHSWTDFIKLGEDNMIEPSPPSPEDLCCIMYTSGSTGTPKGVLLTHKNVVAAIAGVDVIVGPYLGPGDGLLTYLPLAHILEFVFESACLYWGGMMGYGNPKTISDNSMRNCRGDIAEFKPSILVGVPAVWETVKKGIQAKVAKLNPISRNMFWGAMSAKSFMMSNSGYLPLAGTGASILDNVVFKKVAEATGGRLRICMNGGGPVAKETQRFVSMCIAPMISGYGLTETAAMGALMDPLAWTDNALGEIPGSVEVKLVDFADAGYHATNNPPQGEIWIRGDSVTSGYLDLEKETKESFTDDGWFKTGDIGEFDSLGQLRIIDRKKNLVKTLNGEYIALEKLESVYRSTSVVGNICVYAAQDQNKPIAIIVPAEPALKQLAKENGVDGNGLEDLCHNKKVNDIVLKELQAQGKKGGLSGFEIIEGLVLADEEWTPQNQLVTSAMKLNRKGIQEKYKKEIDAAYGKK